The DNA region AGCTGGCCAACCCAGCTCTAgtactttctagctgtgtgatttgGCCAAGCCGAAAGACACCCTCTGCCAGCTTTCACAGTTGCTCACTGGATTGTTGGGGGTCGGGGGTAGTGGATGGAAGAGGTTCAAGGTGCAGTAAGGAACTAACCAAATGGAGTCAGTTCACTAAGCACAGAGAGGTCACCTCCTTttctgaaggtcacacagctagcctCAAGGCTGGTCAGGCTGGGGCTGCAACCCCTGTGGTCAAAAACAGTGAGGGCTGCCTTGTCCAGTGGGACACTTTTCAGGCTACTACCCACTCTCTTGGTCTCTCTCCTGATTTCTCACCCATACTTCTGTCTCCCGGGACTTCTTTCCGTCCTACCCGCGCCCCCCCACAACACCCCataccatcttttttttctaCTCTGGGTTGTCTGTCTATTCCCCCTCCCCATTCCCATTATCGTTTTCCTACCCTCCACTTTCTGCATCtgtctgtctcctctccttcctttcctgtctCTTCCCTTTTCAGGTACAACCACTCTGACCAGGGCCCATccgaacaacaacaaggaagGCCAGCAGGACACGGACCCCTGGAGAGCTGCCCATAGCCCTTTGGATACCTCCAAGCTCAAGTACCAGGCCCCGGTCTCCCTGAAGCCATCCCTGTACCGAGGAGACAGCCCCCGAAGCAGCTCCCTGGGGCGGGCCTCCCTGGAGGAGATCCCGCCTCCACCCCCTTCAGCTGTCAGCCGGGGATCCCTCTGGAGGGACTCAGACCCGGAATCCCTGAAGAAAGGGAGCTTCAGACCCTCCTCGAGGGAGAGCAGGGCTTCCTTACGAGAAGGGGCTCAGCCGTGCCAGGCGCCGAAGGAAGACCCCAACGCTGGGGCCCAGGGCCAGAGCGGCAGCAGCATTCCCAACAACATTCGTCACAAGTTTGGGAGCAACGTGGTGGACCAGCTGGTCTCCGAAGAGCAGGTGTCAGAACGGGGCACAGGAAGCTAAGGGTGGCAGGAGGGTCAAGCATGGAGATGGGCAATGAGGACCCCTAAGGAAGTTGCTCTTGAGTACAGAGTCCCTGTAATAATATCATCAGAGAGTAGTGTTTACTGCACACTTgctatgggccaggcactgtgcacTGTTTAGTATTCACATCTAACCGTTCAATTTTCCCAGTGAGGGAGGT from Bos mutus isolate GX-2022 chromosome 5, NWIPB_WYAK_1.1, whole genome shotgun sequence includes:
- the CIMIP4 gene encoding ciliary microtubule inner protein 4 → MELGHRPGTTTLTRAHPNNNKEGQQDTDPWRAAHSPLDTSKLKYQAPVSLKPSLYRGDSPRSSSLGRASLEEIPPPPPSAVSRGSLWRDSDPESLKKGSFRPSSRESRASLREGAQPCQAPKEDPNAGAQGQSGSSIPNNIRHKFGSNVVDQLVSEEQARKAIGEALEGQKRTSSWPSRIQSPTEITSIFSDYYDLGYNMRSNLFQGAPQETKSLMKASYTPEVIEKSVRDLEHWHGRKTDDLGRWHQKNAMNMNLQKALDEKEKSKNKNSK